CTGAGAGTTTGACCCCGTCGAGGAGTGAGTAGACCGTGGCCGTGGTCGATTACCGGGCAGCTTCATGTCATGTCGGCGCGCGGAATGGGAGAAAAGGTTGCTGCTTTGCTCGGAATTCGAaccggccggagtcgacggcggacgTGGTGGTCCGGGAGGGTGCGGAACGGCGGGGAGGGAGGTCCGGCTGGAGGTGGAGCCGCCGATGGCATGTAGATTCCTTccgaatgaggaggaggaggaggagatggggcCACGGACACGGCGGAGCCATGCCGGAGGCAGGGAAGACGACCAACGATTCCTTGGCTGTTGGTTGAGTGAAATTAATAATCAGGGTGGCGACGATCCATATGGCGCCGTTTTGGTCGCCGATCACATCACAGTAGCGTGCACTAGGTGCGCGCGGCTGGCACCATCGCCGGCGTAGACGTGTGCAGTTGGGAGAACGATTGTCGCCGCCGTACGTCTTGGGCGCCGATGGAGCACATGCACATGCATGCATGGACGTGCACGGCCACGGCGTGGTATGTATGGCCCCCAAAGGGAGAGGTTGGGATGGGAGCTCTGGCGGTGGCTTTTGGGGTACGGGCTCCGTCGACTGAAATCACCATGGCCGGAACCGGGGAAGGTAGCTACTAGCTAGGCTCCCTCCGCGGTAGGTGGATTTCTGAAAGGTCGGGCAACGGCGACGGTCGAGCTTCACGTGGGAGACGGCGACGCGCAGAATGGGAGAAAGGTTGCTGCCTGGCTCGGGCTCGGAATTCGAGTCTGAATCGACGGCGGCCGTGTTGGTCGGTCGATTGGGTGGTGGTCCGGGACCGTGAGGCTTGAGGACTCGCACGCGGATGGCAGCGTGAGGCTACGGCAGGCGATTGAGGTCTCCTCGCCGTCGCCGGCGCCGGCGTGGGAAGTATGAGAGGTTGGTGTCGTGGGGAAAATTAAAGAAAAAGGAGATGTGGAGTTTGCGCTCGCTCGCAACGGAGAAGAGAATTAAAGGATGTTTGTTTCCAGGGGCTTATTggcttagggacttaaaaaagtccctataagtcccatctaaaccaaataggaggaacttatagggacttaaagtgggcagtTGGGACTtgtgaaataagactctcaaggagggacttatatGGACTTATAGTTATAATATGGTCTTATAAGGACTTATAAGTCTCAGGAACCAAAAagatagggactttttagggacttgggaCTAAAAAAATCGTaggaccaaacagggccttagaagagaagaagaagaagaaaaaaagggaatGCAAGGGAAGGAAGCGTGCCATCCATCGACTCGCTGGTTTCAGTGCACGCGAGCGCGTCTCCACAAGATCGtttccatccatccatccaaccgCTCTCTCTGTCCTGTCCTGCTCGGAAACCAGCCATACTCATAATACTACCAAGTTACCAAGTAAGTGAATAGGGTACGAGCAGTGGCTTACAGGAAATACTTTATTGGCATCATCGATGCAGTTGCAGACGGAGCCGGACTGACCCCGATAAAAGATCCTGATCGATCAGTCAAACTCCTCAAGCTTCAGCATTGACAGAGCCGAGCTCTTTGACCATGCTCCGCAGGTTCTCCCAGGACACCCCGCCGGGCGCCGCGGCCTCCTCCGCGTTGACCTTCCACCCAGCCGTGCTCCCCCGCATGTCCTCCGCCTTCATCACATGCCTGACGTGGCTAGCCACCTGCTCCCTCCTCACCTCGTCGTCAAGCCGGACGCCCACACCCCACACCTCGCAGGCGTACTTGCACTTGGTGTACTGGTCGACGAACCCCGGCCAGCACACCATCGGCACTCCGGCAGCCACGCTCTCGCAGGTCGAGTTCCACCCGTTATGCGTCAGGAAGCATCCCACGGCCGGGTGCCCTAGCACCTGATCCTGCGGGCACCACGTGGTCAGGAAGCACCGCCCTGCAGTCGCCGCGACGAACTCCGCCGGCAGTGAGCTCAAGCCAGCGCCGGGGACGAGGTTGTCCCAGATGGACCAGAGAAACGGTTGGCCGCTGGCGGCGAGGCCCCACGCGAACTCGGCGAGCTGGTTGGTGGAGAGGACCGTAAGGCTGCCAAAGTTGGCGTACATGATGGAGCCCGGTTGTTGCGTGTCCAACCACGCGAGGCACTCGCTGTCCTGCTTCCACAGGCCCAGGCCGCTGGCGGAGCCGGAGGCGTCGTCGTCCCTTGCCCTTGGGTGGTGGTTGAGGAGGGGGCCTAGGGGACCGACAGTGTAGATGCGCGGGTATTCGGCGCGGAGAGCGGCGAGGACGTCGGCTTCTAGGTCGTCGAAGGTGTTGAGGATGAGCGCGCCGGCCTTGGTGCAGCCGTTGGCCTCCACGATGTTGAAACCGAGGCCAAAATCGTCCGGGTCGGTCGTGCAGACGAAGCTGGAGGTGTCTCCGAGGCTGATCCGCGGCATGCCCGGGATCCAGTCGATGACCGTTCTACTCAGGTGTCCGTTCGTCAAGCAGCTCTCGTCTGCAAACATACGTATGTAATAACAGTACAAACAATGAAACAAATACTAGTAAGTTTACTGTAAGTTGCTCAAAAAACAAAGGTTTGCCAAGTTGCTCGAAAATTTATAATAAGTCAATGTTTTATTATTTTTTGAATAAATTAAGGCAATGTTTCGAGGCAAAGAGCTGTAAAAATCACATTGAGTTTTGAGAAACAGATTTTTTTTTATTGTTTCTCAATTGGAGCATGCAAAAACTCCAAACCAAACTAGATCAACGCACCCTACACTCTTAGCACCTAGGAGATCGACAAGTGGACAGAAGGAGCTAGCGTGACTCGGGGAGGACATCACAAATAAGCGCCGAAGATGGAGTGCATTGCATCCCGGATGCCCATGCTCACAACACCAACCAATACATGACAACACGGCGCCCCAAGGCTCGCCGTCGAGGCAAAAGAGGCAACCCACACCAGCTACTACTCCGgcccaagcagcatctccaaggaGAGGACGACGCCATGGCGCCAACGCTGCATGGCCCGGCAAACCGAGCCTAAGGTTTCCCCCGGTGCCTGATCAGGGGATGGACATGGCCATGACAATGCCTCCAGGGAGGAGACGAAGCCCACAAGGCGTCATTGTTGCCCGCGGCCACAACAACCCACAGGTTTCTCTTCGGCCACGTTCATCAAGTTTCGATACTATGCTTTTATAATCTCTCGAAACCTCCAAAAAGATTTATTGAGCAATTTTTTCACAGTCACCAACCCATGTTCCACAACAATCTAATCTAGAGCTATTTTTGATACCTTGTCAGACTAGGAATTCACCGTTGGAGCTATCTTCATCAACACCGTTGGAGTTATNNNNNNNNNNNNNNNNNNNNNNNNNNNNNNNNNNNNNNNNNNNNNNNNNNNNNNNNNNNNNNNNNNNNNNNNNNNNNNNNNNNNNNNNNNNNNNNNNNNNNNNNNNNNNNNNNNNNNNNNNNNNNNNNNNNNNNNNNNNNNNNNNNNNNNNNNNNNNNNNNNNNNNNNNNNNNNNNNNNNNNNNNNNNNNNNNNNNNNNNNNNNNNNNNNNNNNNNNNNNNNNNNNNNNNNNNNNNNNNNNNNNNNNNNNNNNNNNNNNNNNNNNNNNNNNNNNNNNNNNNNNNNNNNNNNNNNNNNNNNNNNNNNNNNNNNNNNNNNNNNNNNNNNNNNNNNNNNNNNNNNNNNNNNNNNNNNNNNNNatagagagagagagagagagagagagaggagttggaCCTCATCGTCGTGAGTCCCGATGTAAAATATCCCTCATCGCGGGACTATTGAGAATTCATCTCAAAGGGGCAAAAGTCCCGACTTACAAGGCCACACTTACCACTCAATCTGCTCAACAACAGTACAATGTATGACTAAGTGCATAATCAGGATCTCCCGTGGAGATTTTAGATAAAAGGCATGTGCGTGACTTTATAGATAAAGACACCAGACAGAGTTCGAACACTAACAACCAACGAAACAGACAGATGAAATGTTGCCCCAAACGCGGGCTCACCCAAAGTTTAAAGGAGAGATACATGGCTCCCAGGCCAGCACACGTACGGCACGCAGGCCGGAGGAACTAAGAATGACATAGCCAGCAACTAGTCAACGCCAAAGCAACTAAGCAACATGCTCCTGTCTGGCTAGGGAAGACGCCGAGGCCCGCACTTTAGATATCAGGAGATCAAGAGCATCCCAGTCCTCCgtcttagtcaatgatctccactgctacAGGAACATACATGATTTAAATAAGCAATCAGCAGGCTTAGCAGGGAAAACATGGTCGATGGTAAATTTTATTCCTAGTCGTCCATAAAGACCAGCACATAGCTCCAAGGCCAACCCAGAAGACCCTTTTAGAAACGCCAGTCAAAGAATTAGCAAGGGCCCGAATCTTAGAGAAGGATGAAGGGTCCCATGAGACCTGGAGCCAGGATCTAACACATCTCCAGACCAACTTGGCCAAAACACAGTGGAAAAAAATGTGATCCGTGTCCTCCAAAGCACCGTAGTGGGCGCAGAAATCCGATCCCGGGACATTCCTCTTATGGACCTGGTCCGCCGCGGGCAAACGCCCTCGAAAAGCTTGCCACATGAAGATCTTCACCTTTGGGGGAATACGAGCCCACCAAACCAGATTAAATCTGTTGGTGGGAGATCCGCCAACAAGCTTTGGATATAAATACTTAACCGAAAAATGAACTGGAGAGGTATGGGGCTAGACCACCGAGTCCACGTTCTCCAAGAGCGTAGGGAAGAAAACAGTAAGTCTTTGCCAATCTTCAAAATCTACATGAGATAGGGAATGACGAAAAGACCTAGTCCCAATTATTAGCCGAGAGCTCGGCGATTGAGATGTTTGGGTTGGGACAATAGGAAAAGAGTGTGGGAAAACTCACAGACAGAGGTGAGTCTCCACACCACCAATCAAGCCAGAAGCAAACAGAGGAGCCGTCCCCGACAACAAACTTAACATGGGCCAAAAACAAAGGCCTAACTTTGACCAAATCCTTCCAGAATTGTGAGCCTCCGTGCGCAGAAGCAAACAACGGGATAGAAAGAGGGaagtaccactagtagaaaaagggcctattgtcccggttggtgagggcctttagtcccggttcatgaaccgggactaaagggtcggtactaatgccctgacccctttagtcccggttcaatccagaaccgggacagaagggcctccacgtggcctgtcccctaagcccaggcaggagggcctttggtcccggttggtggcaccaaccgggaccaataggcatccacgcgtcagcgtttatgtggcTNNNNNNNNNNNNNNNNNNNNNNNNNNNNNNNNNNNNNNNNNNNNNNNNNNNNNNNNNNNNNNNNNNNNNNNNNNNNNNNNNNNNNNNNNNNNNNNNNNNNNNNNNNNNNNNNNNNNNNNNNNNNNNNNNNNNNNNNNNNNNNNNNNNNNNNNNNNNNNNNNNNNNNNNNNNNNNNNNNNNNNNNNNNNNNNNNNNNNNNNNNNNNNNNNNNNNNNNNNNNNNNNNNNNNNNNNNNNNNNNNNNNNNNNNNNNNNNNNNNNNNNNNNNNNNNNNNNNNNNNNNNNNNNNNNNNNNNNNNNNNNNNNNNNNNNNNNNNNNNNNNNNNNNNNNNNNNNNNNNNNNNNNNNNNNNNNNNNNNNNNNNNNNNNNNNNNNNNNNNNNNNNNNNNNNNNNNNNNNNNNNNNNNNNNNNNNNNNNNNNNNNNNNNNNNNNNNNNNNNNNNNNNNNNNNNNNNNNNNNNNNNNNNNNNNNNNNNNNNNNNNNNNNNNNNNNNNNNNNNNNNNNNNNNNNNNNNNNNNNNNNNNNNNNNNNNNNNNNNNNNNNNNNNNNNNNNNNNNNNNNNNNNNNNNNNNNNNNNNNNNNNNNNNNNNNNNNNNNNNNNNNNNNNNNNNNNNNNNNNNNNNNNNNNNNNNNNNNNNNNNNNNNNNNNNNNNNNNNNNNNNNNNNNNNNNNNNNNNNNNNNNNNNNNNNNNNNNNNNNNNNNNNNNNNNNNNNNNNNNNNNNNNNNNNNNNNNNNNNNNNNNNNNNNNNNNNNNNNNNNNNNNNNNNNNNNNNNNNNNNNNNNNNNNNNNNNNNNNNNNNNNNNNNNNNNNNNNNNNNNNNNNNNNNNNNNNNNNNNNNNNNNNNNNNNNNNNNNNNNNNNN
Above is a window of Triticum dicoccoides isolate Atlit2015 ecotype Zavitan chromosome 5B, WEW_v2.0, whole genome shotgun sequence DNA encoding:
- the LOC119308424 gene encoding UDP-glycosyltransferase 85A5-like; the encoded protein is MPRISLGDTSSFVCTTDPDDFGLGFNIVEANGCTKAGALILNTFDDLEADVLAALRAEYPRIYTVGPLGPLLNHHPRARDDDASGSASGLGLWKQDSECLAWLDTQQPGSIMYANFGSLTVLSTNQLAEFAWGLAASGQPFLWSIWDNLVPGAGLSSLPAEFVAATAGRCFLTTWCPQDQVLGHPAVGCFLTHNGWNSTCESVAAGVPMVCWPGFVDQYTKCKYACEVWGVGVRLDDEVRREQVASHVRHVMKAEDMRGSTAGWKVNAEEAAAPGGVSWENLRSMVKELGSVNAEA